ATTACCGTATGACACATATTCTATTTCTTATGAGTTAGAATATGGGAATTCTATTCTTGAAATGCATATAGATGCGGTCCAAAAAGATCAAAAAGTCATTATAATAGATGATGTGTTAGCAACTGGCGGAACTACAAAAGCCATAAAAGAACTGATAGAAAAAGCTGGCGGAGAAGTAGTAGGGGTCGCTTGCTTGGCTGAGCTAACTTATTTAAAACCTAGAGATACTTTAAAAGATTTGAAGGTTTCTAGTTTGATAGAATATTAATATTTATTAATAAAAAATCCTGGTTTTTAATAAAATTATAGAAAGGAGCTAAATATGAACGGGATAAAATTTGATTTTTCAAATGTTTTTTATCCAAACATTGAAAAAGGATTAACAGAAGAAGAAATTTATAACAATGAAGAAAAAATAAAAGATGTAGTAAATAAATTAATAGATGAAAATCCTGGATTTTTAAGCCTACCCTTTACCAGGGTATATATAGACAGAGTTTTAGATTTAAAAAATTGGGTTCAAAGTTTTGAAAGCGTTGTTGTTTTAGGGATTGGAGGCTCTGCATTAGGAAATCAGGCTTTACAAACAGCTTTAAACCCTTTGCACTACAATGTTCTTCCAATAGAAATTAGAAAGAATCCTAAAATATTTATTTTAGATAACGTTGATCCAGACTTTATCGCTTCTGTTTTGGACCAAATTGATCCTAAAACTACTTTGTTTAACGTTATATCAAAATCTGGTACAACTGCTGAAGCTATGGCAAACTACTTAATAGCAAGAGGCATAATAGAAGGTTATGGTTTGAAACCAAAAAATCATTTCTTGTTTACAACTGATCCACAAAAAGGTATACTAAGAAAAATAGCAGAGGAAGAAGGAATTAGAACATTAGATGTTCCTCCTCATATTGGAGGAAGATTCAGTGTATTAACTCCCGTTGGCCTTTTGTCTGCTTTAGCTAGTGGAATAGATATCATTGATCTTTACAACGGCGCTAAGGAGATGCAGAAAAAGGTAATTAATCCAAATGTATGGGAAAATCCTGCCGCTTTTAATGCTTTAATACATTATTTGTACTATCAAAAAGGGTTTAATATTTCAGTAATGATGTCTTATTCTAATAAATTGTTCCTTCTTGCAGATTGGTATAGACAGCTTTGGGCTGAAAGTTTAGGAAAAAAATTTAACCTTAAAGGTGAAACAGTAAATATAGGACAAACTCCTATAAAAGCTCTAGGAGCTACTGATCAACATTCTCAAGTACAATTGTACAACGAAGGGCCTTACGATAAAGTCGTTACTTTTCTGCAATTAGAAAAATTCGAAAGAAACATAAAAATACCGAAATTGTATGAAAATCTTCCTGAATTATCTTATTTAGGTGGTCATGAACTTTCAACTCTTTTGAACACTGAATTAGAGGGCACAGAGTATGCTTTAATAGAAAATAATAGACCTAATCTTAAAGTCATTTTCCCTGAGATCAACCCATTCAACATAGGCCAATTCATCTTCGCTTACGAATTCCAAACGGCTGTAATGGGTAATCTTTTAGAAATCAATCCATATGATCAACCCGGAGTAGAATTAGGTAAGAAAGTTACTTATGCGCTAATGGGAAGAAAAGGCTTTGAGGAATTTAGAACAGAAGTGGAAAATAAAAGAACTAACAAAAAACAAGTGATGATGTAAAAATGGTAATAGGAATTACTGGACCAGCTGGTAGCGGGAAAAGCACTGTTTCAAAGCTTATTAAAAAAATATTGAATAATAAAGTTTGTATTATTGATGTTGATAGGGTAGGACACGAAGTCCTTGCCCTTTTTCTTATCAAAAAAAAACTGAGGGAAGTTTTCGGAGAAAAAATTTTTGATAATGAAGGAAATATATCAAGAGTAAAACTTGGCAATATTGTTTTTTCAGATAAAGAAAAACTTGAAATTTTGAATCAAACAGTTCACCCTGCGATTTTTAAAAAAACCAGAGAAATACTTAAAAAAAGTTTAAAAAAAAGTGATATAATTATTTTAGATGCTGCTTTGCTACATAAAATAGGGTTAGATAAATTGTGTGACAAAATAATTCTAGTTGAATCTACAAAGCAAAAAAGAATCGAAAGATTGATCGACAAAAGAGGTGTTCCGAAAGAGAAAGCGGAAAAAATTGTTAATTCACAAAATTTGGAAAATCTTGGTTATTATGATTTTAAAATATACAACGAAGAAGATATTAATAAATTATACAAAGAAGTTGCGAAAATTGTTCAAAAATTTCAAGGAGGTGTGTTTGAATGAAGAAGATTTTTTTAATATTCATTTCCATTTTTCTTGTTGTGTTCTCTTTTTCTCAAGTTGAAGTTGAGTTTTGGCACGCTATGGGTGGACAGTTAGGTGAAACTTTGAATTCGTTGGTAGAAACATTCAACAGAGAAAATCCGGATATATACGTGAACTCCATTTATGTTGGGAATTATAGTGCTTTAAACCAGAAATTGCTTTCAACTATTACTGCATATTCTCAAGGTAGTAGAACCGACCTCCCTACTTTGTCTCAAGCCTATGCAAACTGGACAGCTATGTATCTTTTTTCAGATGTAGTTCAACCATTAAATGGTTACATAGAAAATGATCCCAATTTTACAGAAGCTTGGGATAATCAAATTTTCCCCGTTTTAAAAGATTTAGTAACTTGGGGAGATACGGTGTATGCAATACCTTTTAATAAATCTGTTTATGTTTATTATTATAACCCCGATTTATTTGATTTGTTTGGAGTAGAGCCCCCAAAAGATATGAAAGAATTAGAAGAAGTAAGTGCAATGTTAACAATGGATCTAGATATGGATGGGGAAACAGATCAGTACGGATTAGGAGCAAGAACATTTATAGATGATTTTCAAATCTTTTTGTATGCCCATAACGTTACTTTCTTAGATTACGTTGGAGATGGTAAATATAAGATAATTTTAGATGAAAATAGAACAAAAGAAGTATTAAATTATATTAAAAACTTAAGAGATTCAGGATATGCAATGTTTCAGAATGCATATCTAGATCAACCATTTGGCTCAGGTGAGATAGCTGCATATATGGGGACTGTAGCCGGTTTAACTTATGCTGAACAATCTTCAAAAGGTAAACACGGAGTTGCTTGGGCTCCATTACCATCATCAGATGGGGTTCCTCATTCTCCTATAGCTGGTACTGATTTAATAATGTTCAATTGGGTAAGTGAAGAACAGAAAGAAGCTGCGTGGAGATTTTTAACGTTTCTTATGGACCCTGTTAATGTTGCATATTGGTCTATAAACACAGGATATGTTCCTATTAGAAGAGATGTAGAAAATGTTCCACAATGGCAAGCTTATACAGCAAAAGACAACAAACCTACTATTGCGTTAAATTCACTTGAAAACGCAATCCCCGATCCTAAACCCGCCGCATGGAATAACATCAGAAACGAAATTAGTACTGTTTTCTCTAACTTCATAAACGGTATGACAGATGTCAACGAAACTTATGTTGCTATAATAAGAGCTTTAGAAGATGGTTTAAGGGAAACGGGAGAACTAGCTGAATAATTAAACTACTTGTTCAAATAAAACCCCAGGTGTTAACACCTGGGGTTTTATATTGGTGGAGTTGATGGGATTTGAACCCACGACCTTTGCCTTGCGAAGGCAACGCGCTCCCGCTGCGCTACAACCCCTTTTATTATATTATACCATTAGAAACAAACTTTTAATCTTCTTGGATTGTACCATCTCTAATTGTAATTATTCTATCTGCTCTTTTGGCAATATTAATGTCATGAGTAACAACAACTAAAGTTGTTCCCTTTTCTTCTTTTATTTTTTCTAAAAGTTTAATTATAAGCTCGCCAGTTTCCGTATCTAGATTACCAGTTGGTTCATCCGCCCAAATAACTTCAGGAGAATGTATTATAGCCCTTGCAATAGCAACTCTTTGCTGCTCGCCGCCTGATAATTCATAAGGAAATCTGTACGCCTTATTTTCCATCTTAATTTCTTTTAAAACTTCTAAAGTTTTTGCTTTTGCATTTTTGGTTTTCTCTCCTAAAATTAATAAAGGAAGTTGAACATTTTCCATTACGTTGAGAACTGGGACTAGATTAAAAAATTGAAAAACAAACCCCATATTTCTTGCTCTAAAGGAAGTTCTTTCTTCTTCCTTCAAATTTTGAAAAGGTATTCCTTTGAAATAAATTTCACCTTTCGTTGGTTTATCTATTGCTGAAAGACAATTCAATAAGGTTGTTTTACCCGACCCTGAAGGGCCAAGTATAGCAATAAATTCGCTTTTATTGATTGTTACATTAACATTCTTTAAAGCCTCAACTTTTATCCTTTTATCGTTATAAAATTTGTATAATTCAATTGCTTTTATCAACGGTGAATTTTTTATTTTAGATTCCATTATACAATCTCCTTCAAGCTTTCTGCAGGCGTAATTTTAGATATCAAAGAAACGGGTATCATCAAAGTTAAAAAAGTTATTAAATATACTGTCCCTATTATCCCCAATACACGCACTAAAGGAAAGTAAAAATCAACATTCCCAAGAAATTGGAAAATCGCGTAAATAATATCTTTAGCAACTAAATAACCTCCAAAGACTCCTATAAGAACTCCTATAGAAACGATACTAAAATTCTCTATCAAAAAACCCTTTGCAATATCTTTTGAACTGGAGCCTATGGCTCTCAGTGTCCCTATCATTCTTTGACGAACGATACATGACCTAACGGAATATAATGCAAGACCTGAAAATCCGCTTATTAATCCCAAATATAGCATTCCTGTGGTCAAAGAAACAATATTATCTACACCAAAAAAAATCATACTTAATAGTTCCTCTATGTATATTGGGAAATCAAAATTTGCCATATACATATTTTTTACTTCATCAATATCTTTTTCATGAACATTCCCCAAAAGTAAATCGAGGCCCTTTAAATTGTTAGGTTTATTTATAACGTTTGTGACATATTTTATAGGTATATAGGTATTATCTAAATCAAAAAATCCCACAACATTATACGAAACGTTAAAATCCCTACTTAATGGGAAAAATGAGGATATTTTCCCTTCTACAATTTTAGGAATGGCTTCTTGCTCGTTAAATTTGCCATAAATAACTGTATTTTTTTCTTTTAAATCTTCTCTCCAATCTTTCTGAACCTCAGAAGGAATAACAGAATATTCTAGAAATGAGTCGTCCACAAAAGCTATAACCTGAGAATTCAGCATTGCTACTTGTACCTTAGATGGATTGTTTATCTTTTCATTTACTGGTAAATCTTGAGTTAGAAATAGATTTTTAAAAGGATTAGAAACAACAAGAAAATTAAAACCAAATAGTCCTTCTTGGGTTGTAGTATCAATAAATTTTATCAAATTAGTGGGTATAGAAACAATAACTATCAGACCAAAAATCACTATCCCAAACATCATAGATAATAATAAAATTCTAACGGGAAACCTTTCAAGAAAAGAAAAACCTAATAAAAACGAAACACTTTTTTTTGAAGAAAATAATTTTGAAACCTTTTTTAAAATAGGAATAATAGATGTAAAGAAAATTATGACTATAAAAATAAATAATAAAGCCCTTTGAAAAATGAGATTGAAAGTTAAAATTTGAGAGTCAAAAGAAAAAACTGTTCTACTCATTATTATCAGAAATATAGATAGGCTAACATTGAAAAAGGCGTTCTTAAATAAAAACACAAAACCCAAAGAAATAAGAAACGTATTTATAATTTCAAACCCTTCCGAAAAAGAAAACATAAATATACCACTTAAAATTAAGATTAGAGAAACCCATCCACTTATATTATGAGGAAGATATTCTTCTATTCCCTTTTTCAAAGACTCTATGGGTGAATTATTAGAGATCTGTAAACCCTTTAGCAGAAAAATAAACAAAGGAATCACAGTACCAATTAAAAAGCCGAATATTACAGTTCTCACTGTTAACTTATAGGGGGCGATAGAAAAACTACCTAAAGTTTCAAAACTTAATCCTGAAACGATTCCCCCCAACTGATTCAATAAAAATTCCCCTACTTTTGATCCCAAAAAAACACCTATGGCAGAAGAAATTCCGAAATACAGGATACTTTCAAGGAGAAAAATAAACAAAATATTTCTTCTTTTTATCCCTAAAATTCTCAAAATCCCTATGTTTTTTTCTTGCTCATTTGCAAAATTATTCCCAAAAACTATAATTAAAATTATCCCAGCTAGAATAGAAAAAGAATTAAAAGCAAAAACAATATAACCTAGAATTTGATTCGTAGGTGAATTCATAAAATTTTCTTTAATATTATTCAATTTTAAATTTGGAGGTAAGGATAGCTTATCTGCATTTACCTCACTTGAATCAACAAAATCAACATAAGCTTTTGTAGGAAAAAGTAGTGAATCTTCAAAATCTATTATATTTACAAAAATACTCCCTGGATATTCAGCAATTT
This genomic stretch from Petrotoga sp. 9PW.55.5.1 harbors:
- a CDS encoding ABC transporter ATP-binding protein encodes the protein MESKIKNSPLIKAIELYKFYNDKRIKVEALKNVNVTINKSEFIAILGPSGSGKTTLLNCLSAIDKPTKGEIYFKGIPFQNLKEEERTSFRARNMGFVFQFFNLVPVLNVMENVQLPLLILGEKTKNAKAKTLEVLKEIKMENKAYRFPYELSGGEQQRVAIARAIIHSPEVIWADEPTGNLDTETGELIIKLLEKIKEEKGTTLVVVTHDINIAKRADRIITIRDGTIQED
- a CDS encoding ABC transporter permease — protein: MFFLKFSLRNFFKKWQISFLLVLGAIIPSLLTVSSLSLNDSISSYRQSQVEINFGEADASIVNIRSSLFYSFPLSDLVLEEIESNENVRKILPVSESTGRIEKDGKFLETLVIAVKDKDLVEFVAKELDLTPGKAVIGYEIAHELGLKLGDNIIVHTSYGTKNFEVSYIDEKGGFLNYRGEIAEYPGSIFVNIIDFEDSLLFPTKAYVDFVDSSEVNADKLSLPPNLKLNNIKENFMNSPTNQILGYIVFAFNSFSILAGIILIIVFGNNFANEQEKNIGILRILGIKRRNILFIFLLESILYFGISSAIGVFLGSKVGEFLLNQLGGIVSGLSFETLGSFSIAPYKLTVRTVIFGFLIGTVIPLFIFLLKGLQISNNSPIESLKKGIEEYLPHNISGWVSLILILSGIFMFSFSEGFEIINTFLISLGFVFLFKNAFFNVSLSIFLIIMSRTVFSFDSQILTFNLIFQRALLFIFIVIIFFTSIIPILKKVSKLFSSKKSVSFLLGFSFLERFPVRILLLSMMFGIVIFGLIVIVSIPTNLIKFIDTTTQEGLFGFNFLVVSNPFKNLFLTQDLPVNEKINNPSKVQVAMLNSQVIAFVDDSFLEYSVIPSEVQKDWREDLKEKNTVIYGKFNEQEAIPKIVEGKISSFFPLSRDFNVSYNVVGFFDLDNTYIPIKYVTNVINKPNNLKGLDLLLGNVHEKDIDEVKNMYMANFDFPIYIEELLSMIFFGVDNIVSLTTGMLYLGLISGFSGLALYSVRSCIVRQRMIGTLRAIGSSSKDIAKGFLIENFSIVSIGVLIGVFGGYLVAKDIIYAIFQFLGNVDFYFPLVRVLGIIGTVYLITFLTLMIPVSLISKITPAESLKEIV
- a CDS encoding glucose-6-phosphate isomerase, which codes for MNGIKFDFSNVFYPNIEKGLTEEEIYNNEEKIKDVVNKLIDENPGFLSLPFTRVYIDRVLDLKNWVQSFESVVVLGIGGSALGNQALQTALNPLHYNVLPIEIRKNPKIFILDNVDPDFIASVLDQIDPKTTLFNVISKSGTTAEAMANYLIARGIIEGYGLKPKNHFLFTTDPQKGILRKIAEEEGIRTLDVPPHIGGRFSVLTPVGLLSALASGIDIIDLYNGAKEMQKKVINPNVWENPAAFNALIHYLYYQKGFNISVMMSYSNKLFLLADWYRQLWAESLGKKFNLKGETVNIGQTPIKALGATDQHSQVQLYNEGPYDKVVTFLQLEKFERNIKIPKLYENLPELSYLGGHELSTLLNTELEGTEYALIENNRPNLKVIFPEINPFNIGQFIFAYEFQTAVMGNLLEINPYDQPGVELGKKVTYALMGRKGFEEFRTEVENKRTNKKQVMM
- the coaE gene encoding dephospho-CoA kinase (Dephospho-CoA kinase (CoaE) performs the final step in coenzyme A biosynthesis.), whose product is MVIGITGPAGSGKSTVSKLIKKILNNKVCIIDVDRVGHEVLALFLIKKKLREVFGEKIFDNEGNISRVKLGNIVFSDKEKLEILNQTVHPAIFKKTREILKKSLKKSDIIILDAALLHKIGLDKLCDKIILVESTKQKRIERLIDKRGVPKEKAEKIVNSQNLENLGYYDFKIYNEEDINKLYKEVAKIVQKFQGGVFE
- a CDS encoding adenine phosphoribosyltransferase, producing MNIENIKEKIRDIPDFPEKGVIFKDITPLLKDPKAFKFSIEMLSELVKNWDFSGIVSPESRGFIFASPLAFKLEKELIPVRKPGKLPYDTYSISYELEYGNSILEMHIDAVQKDQKVIIIDDVLATGGTTKAIKELIEKAGGEVVGVACLAELTYLKPRDTLKDLKVSSLIEY
- a CDS encoding ABC transporter substrate-binding protein; amino-acid sequence: MKKIFLIFISIFLVVFSFSQVEVEFWHAMGGQLGETLNSLVETFNRENPDIYVNSIYVGNYSALNQKLLSTITAYSQGSRTDLPTLSQAYANWTAMYLFSDVVQPLNGYIENDPNFTEAWDNQIFPVLKDLVTWGDTVYAIPFNKSVYVYYYNPDLFDLFGVEPPKDMKELEEVSAMLTMDLDMDGETDQYGLGARTFIDDFQIFLYAHNVTFLDYVGDGKYKIILDENRTKEVLNYIKNLRDSGYAMFQNAYLDQPFGSGEIAAYMGTVAGLTYAEQSSKGKHGVAWAPLPSSDGVPHSPIAGTDLIMFNWVSEEQKEAAWRFLTFLMDPVNVAYWSINTGYVPIRRDVENVPQWQAYTAKDNKPTIALNSLENAIPDPKPAAWNNIRNEISTVFSNFINGMTDVNETYVAIIRALEDGLRETGELAE